The following proteins come from a genomic window of Alicyclobacillus dauci:
- a CDS encoding DMT family transporter yields MGELSRTKATILIASLVLMWGLSWPIYKIALFYTPPILFAGMRTLLGGILLALVSLPKYKSIRFKETWKAYFISGFFNAVCFYGLQTVGLRYMPEGLFTVIVYLQPVLIGVLAWLWLGEQLSLLKVVGLVIGFVGVGIISVTSLSGHIAPIGIVLAIATAVGWAIGTVYVKRVGHSVDALWLVSFQCLIGGVVMTAVGLATESWSSITWNAPYLSGLAWGAIFGIPISWVVFFILVRSGEASKVASFTFLVPLLAILLGALFLHESLTIYLLAGLILIVLSIWLVNRTPKHTQSRTT; encoded by the coding sequence ATGGGAGAACTTTCACGTACAAAAGCAACAATTCTCATTGCCTCTTTGGTTCTGATGTGGGGCTTAAGCTGGCCAATTTACAAAATTGCTCTGTTTTATACCCCACCAATTCTCTTTGCGGGTATGAGGACACTGCTCGGGGGAATTCTTTTAGCTCTCGTAAGTTTACCTAAATATAAAAGTATTCGGTTCAAAGAGACTTGGAAGGCGTATTTCATTTCTGGATTTTTCAATGCGGTTTGTTTTTACGGATTGCAAACGGTAGGGCTTCGCTATATGCCAGAGGGGCTGTTTACCGTTATCGTCTATCTTCAGCCAGTCCTTATCGGTGTTTTGGCATGGCTGTGGCTTGGTGAGCAATTATCATTGCTCAAAGTTGTCGGCCTCGTCATTGGGTTTGTCGGTGTTGGAATCATCAGTGTAACGAGTTTATCCGGGCATATTGCACCGATCGGGATCGTGCTCGCCATCGCAACAGCTGTCGGGTGGGCCATAGGTACCGTATATGTAAAACGAGTGGGACACAGCGTGGATGCGCTATGGTTGGTCTCATTTCAGTGTCTCATTGGCGGCGTCGTCATGACTGCTGTGGGGCTTGCAACCGAATCGTGGTCCAGCATCACCTGGAACGCTCCATATTTGTCGGGTCTGGCGTGGGGCGCCATCTTTGGAATTCCCATTTCGTGGGTGGTCTTCTTTATTCTCGTTCGATCCGGTGAAGCAAGCAAAGTCGCATCCTTTACGTTTCTCGTTCCATTGCTCGCGATTTTACTTGGCGCTCTTTTCCTCCACGAATCATTAACCATTTATCTGTTGGCAGGCCTGATTTTGATCGTTTTGAGCATCTGGTTGGTGAACCGGACACCCAAGCATACCCAAAGTCGAACAACCTAA
- a CDS encoding C40 family peptidase — translation MKKKLALMFAGVALSSAALVGGAMPVASAGTLPPGVSYDASVNPVAQPGASVQAKENAVLQVAESKLGTPYVWGHNEDRGQYGFDCSNYTAYVYHHALGYKMSGSSQTQYHSVGWSVSKSAMRPGDLICFDQGRHSGIYAGNGEMIQEGGGLGKVGYLKLAPGSYWYNHISSVKEMF, via the coding sequence AACTTGCTTTGATGTTTGCCGGAGTCGCTCTGTCGTCAGCAGCACTCGTCGGGGGCGCCATGCCTGTTGCATCAGCGGGCACATTGCCACCTGGCGTATCATATGATGCATCCGTGAACCCAGTTGCACAACCCGGGGCAAGTGTACAAGCCAAGGAAAATGCTGTGTTACAAGTTGCCGAAAGCAAACTTGGAACACCCTATGTTTGGGGTCACAATGAAGACCGGGGTCAATACGGATTCGACTGCTCGAACTATACCGCGTATGTGTATCACCACGCACTCGGTTATAAAATGAGCGGCTCATCCCAAACACAGTATCATTCAGTAGGTTGGTCCGTTTCGAAGTCTGCTATGCGCCCGGGTGATCTCATCTGTTTCGATCAAGGACGCCACTCGGGGATTTATGCTGGAAACGGTGAAATGATTCAAGAAGGTGGCGGACTCGGAAAAGTTGGCTACCTCAAACTGGCACCAGGTTCGTATTGGTACAACCATATCTCCAGTGTAAAGGAAATGTTTTAA